One window of Aliarcobacter lanthieri genomic DNA carries:
- a CDS encoding M3 family metallopeptidase, protein MFKEFNLENLEDSSRVLEDLLNSSRKKVQQLLKIEEKTYKNFVLPFQEIGESINEFITPIFHIDSVKNSEITSRVYEKCLPIISKYESEISQNENIYLSLKGIQSNENSTLNDIQNKVLENEIRDFELSGCNLENNKKKRLEDIDLTLSELAHKFSQNLLKATNSYELIIEDFEDVKEIPQSDLELAKFEENGKIKYKFTLQMPSYLAYMTYGSNREKREQLYRAYTTRASENGKIIEELLLLKDEKAKILGFSNYAQYSLATKMAKTEEEVVNFLIELGNKAKPKAIKEFEEVKELALKDGIIDFKPFDTSYYSEKLKKAQYDLDEEYYRPYFEQNSVLKGFFDFLEAMFGVKFTKTHEKAWDEKVQVYNLSENGKVSARIYIDLESRKDKRGGAWMNNWHSYFKNSNGNINLPTAYIVGNFPQSTTEIPSLLRHSDVVTLFHEMGHALHHLLSKVEEPFVSGISGVTWDTVEFPSQFLEYFSYDKDVLKLFAKHYQTGEVLNDEAINKIIKAKNFQSSMATIRQIEFALFDFKLHQKLYKNEDEVQNLLDNIREEFAVLIPPKYNKFQNGFSHIFAGGYSAGYYSYKWAEVLSADAFYMFIESGNIFNKELGIKYKDCILSKGGSYNMDKLFFDFAKREPKVESLLKIDGIIS, encoded by the coding sequence ATGTTTAAAGAATTTAATTTAGAAAATTTAGAAGACTCAAGTAGAGTTTTAGAAGATTTATTAAATAGTAGTAGAAAAAAAGTTCAACAGCTTTTAAAAATTGAAGAGAAAACTTATAAAAATTTTGTTTTACCATTTCAAGAAATAGGGGAGAGTATTAATGAATTTATTACTCCTATTTTTCATATTGATTCAGTTAAGAATTCAGAAATAACTTCTAGAGTATATGAAAAATGCCTTCCTATTATATCAAAATATGAAAGTGAGATAAGTCAAAATGAAAATATTTACTTATCTTTAAAAGGTATACAATCTAATGAAAATAGTACTTTAAATGATATACAAAATAAAGTATTAGAAAATGAGATAAGAGACTTTGAATTGTCTGGTTGTAACTTAGAAAATAATAAAAAGAAAAGACTTGAAGATATTGATTTAACTTTAAGTGAATTAGCCCATAAATTTTCTCAAAATCTTTTAAAAGCTACAAATAGTTATGAATTAATTATAGAAGATTTTGAAGATGTAAAAGAGATACCTCAATCAGATTTAGAATTAGCAAAATTTGAAGAGAATGGAAAAATAAAATATAAATTTACACTTCAAATGCCATCGTATCTGGCTTATATGACTTATGGGAGTAATAGAGAAAAGAGAGAACAGTTATACAGAGCTTATACAACACGAGCATCCGAAAATGGAAAAATAATAGAAGAACTACTATTATTAAAAGATGAAAAAGCAAAAATATTAGGTTTTTCAAATTATGCTCAATATTCTTTAGCAACAAAAATGGCAAAAACTGAAGAAGAAGTAGTAAATTTTTTAATAGAACTTGGGAATAAAGCAAAACCAAAAGCAATAAAAGAGTTTGAAGAAGTTAAGGAACTGGCTTTAAAGGATGGTATTATAGATTTTAAACCTTTTGATACTAGCTATTATAGTGAAAAATTAAAAAAGGCTCAATATGATTTAGATGAAGAGTACTATAGACCATATTTTGAGCAGAATTCTGTTTTAAAAGGATTTTTTGATTTTTTAGAAGCTATGTTTGGAGTAAAATTTACAAAAACACACGAAAAAGCTTGGGATGAGAAAGTACAAGTTTATAATTTGAGTGAAAATGGTAAAGTAAGTGCTAGGATTTATATAGATTTAGAGTCAAGAAAGGATAAAAGAGGTGGGGCCTGGATGAATAACTGGCACTCATATTTTAAAAATTCTAATGGAAATATAAATCTTCCAACAGCATACATAGTAGGAAATTTCCCTCAATCTACAACAGAGATACCATCTTTACTAAGACATTCTGATGTTGTAACACTTTTTCATGAAATGGGACATGCTTTACATCATTTATTAAGTAAAGTTGAAGAGCCATTTGTAAGTGGTATTTCTGGTGTTACTTGGGATACTGTTGAATTTCCATCACAATTTTTAGAGTATTTTTCTTATGATAAAGATGTTTTAAAACTATTTGCAAAACATTATCAAACTGGAGAAGTTTTAAATGATGAAGCAATAAACAAGATAATAAAAGCAAAAAATTTCCAATCATCTATGGCAACGATTAGACAAATAGAATTCGCTTTGTTTGATTTTAAACTACATCAAAAGCTATACAAAAATGAAGATGAAGTTCAAAATTTACTTGATAATATAAGAGAAGAGTTTGCAGTTCTTATTCCACCAAAATATAATAAATTTCAAAATGGATTTTCACATATTTTTGCTGGTGGATATAGTGCAGGATATTATTCATATAAGTGGGCAGAAGTTTTGAGTGCAGATGCATTTTATATGTTTATTGAATCTGGAAATATCTTTAATAAAGAGTTAGGTATTAAATACAAAGATTGTATTTTAAGTAAAGGTGGATCATACAATATGGATAAGTTATTCTTTGATTTTGCCAAAAGAGAACCAAAAGTTGAATCTTTATTAAAAATTGATGGAATTATTAGCTAA
- the prmC gene encoding peptide chain release factor N(5)-glutamine methyltransferase, translating to MTIKDCVKKFSSELKLITHIPAKEIEILIMYLLEKNSIWLHLNYNSEFEKERELEKLVKKRATNYPLEYIIGKASFYGEQFIVEDGVLIPRPETEILVDKAKEILENESKSIKILEIGTGSGIISIMLALLIKNIEIIAVDINPKALELAKKNAEKFGVIEKIDFRLSNLYENVHEDDIFMVISNPPYIANDYKLPYNVKFEPSNALFGGVIGDELLKSIIKDSSNRKIQYLLCEMGYDQKNSLEEYFKEFNVEFHNFYKDYESFDRGFTLKFKI from the coding sequence ATGACAATAAAAGATTGTGTTAAAAAGTTTTCAAGTGAACTAAAATTGATTACACATATTCCAGCAAAAGAGATAGAAATATTAATAATGTATCTTTTAGAAAAAAACTCTATATGGTTACATCTAAACTATAATAGTGAGTTTGAAAAAGAAAGAGAATTAGAAAAATTAGTTAAAAAAAGAGCTACAAATTATCCCTTGGAGTATATTATAGGGAAAGCTTCATTTTATGGTGAACAGTTTATTGTTGAAGATGGAGTTTTGATTCCTCGCCCAGAAACAGAAATTTTAGTAGATAAAGCAAAAGAAATTTTAGAAAATGAATCTAAATCTATAAAAATATTAGAAATTGGAACAGGAAGTGGGATAATTTCTATAATGTTAGCTTTACTTATTAAAAATATTGAAATAATTGCAGTGGATATAAATCCTAAAGCTTTAGAGTTAGCAAAAAAGAATGCTGAAAAATTTGGAGTTATTGAAAAAATAGATTTTAGACTTAGTAATTTATATGAAAATGTACATGAAGATGATATTTTTATGGTTATTTCAAATCCTCCATATATTGCAAATGATTATAAGCTACCTTATAATGTAAAATTTGAGCCATCAAATGCTCTTTTTGGTGGAGTTATTGGAGATGAACTTTTGAAAAGTATTATAAAAGATAGTAGTAATAGAAAAATACAATATCTTCTTTGTGAAATGGGATATGATCAAAAAAATAGTTTAGAAGAATATTTTAAAGAGTTTAATGTAGAATTTCATAATTTTTATAAAGATTATGAAAGTTTTGATAGAGGATTTACTCTAAAATTTAAGATTTAA
- the hemW gene encoding radical SAM family heme chaperone HemW — protein sequence MLLYIHIPFCDSKCFYCAFNSYTTKNKLKENYINALKIQLQENILKHLKTSNKLLETIFIGGGTPSTIDASFYKDIFDMLKPYFSKDIEITSEANPNSATFEWQKQMFDLGVNRISFGTQSFNDEKLKFLGRNHSQNSAIKAIQNAKCIGFNSINCDIIYGVLGDDFELLKKDFDTILELGIEHISAYSLIIEEGTKFHLSEKSLNKTKKSLKIDDEDLSYKLFDYIKHIGFEQYEIANFSKNNKFQSKHNFGYWEHKEYLGVGAGAVAYINKKREYSQKSVEEYIKNPLLIDTEELDDEDIKSEKVLLGFRSKVGVDIDIFNSNELKKIDDLLEIDKICILENRVYNNNFLLADEVSLYILD from the coding sequence TTGCTTTTATATATACATATTCCTTTTTGTGATAGTAAGTGCTTTTATTGTGCTTTTAACTCATATACAACAAAAAACAAACTTAAAGAAAACTATATTAATGCCTTAAAAATACAATTACAAGAGAATATTTTAAAGCATTTAAAAACATCAAACAAACTTCTAGAAACTATATTTATAGGTGGTGGAACTCCATCAACAATAGATGCTTCTTTTTATAAAGATATTTTTGATATGCTAAAACCATATTTTTCAAAAGATATAGAGATAACTTCTGAAGCCAATCCCAATAGTGCAACTTTTGAGTGGCAAAAGCAAATGTTTGATTTAGGAGTAAATCGTATAAGTTTTGGTACACAAAGTTTTAATGATGAAAAGTTAAAATTTTTAGGTAGAAATCATAGCCAAAATAGTGCTATAAAAGCTATACAAAATGCAAAATGTATAGGATTTAATAGTATTAATTGTGATATTATTTATGGTGTTTTAGGAGATGATTTTGAGCTTTTAAAAAAGGATTTTGATACTATTTTAGAGTTAGGAATTGAACATATTAGTGCATATTCTTTGATAATAGAAGAGGGTACAAAATTTCATTTAAGTGAAAAATCTTTAAATAAAACTAAAAAAAGTCTAAAAATAGATGATGAAGATTTATCATATAAGCTTTTTGATTATATAAAACATATTGGCTTTGAACAATATGAGATAGCAAACTTCTCTAAAAATAATAAGTTTCAATCAAAACATAATTTTGGATATTGGGAACATAAAGAGTATTTAGGAGTTGGAGCAGGAGCTGTTGCATATATAAATAAAAAACGAGAATATAGTCAAAAAAGTGTAGAAGAATATATTAAAAATCCTCTTTTAATAGATACAGAAGAGTTAGATGATGAAGATATAAAGAGTGAAAAAGTTTTACTTGGATTTAGAAGTAAAGTTGGAGTTGATATAGATATTTTTAATTCTAATGAATTAAAGAAAATTGATGATTTATTAGAAATAGACAAGATTTGTATATTAGAAAATAGGGTTTATAATAATAATTTCTTATTGGCTGATGAAGTTTCTTTATATATTTTAGATTAA